Proteins from a single region of Scatophagus argus isolate fScaArg1 chromosome 23, fScaArg1.pri, whole genome shotgun sequence:
- the LOC124054276 gene encoding mediator of DNA damage checkpoint protein 1-like, whose translation METSTNLSKHGRDFAQSDCPNPEETGLTESLSNTDSNANWGPEPNFNLNLNLASPRNPRPTTETSKLHGGNKKDNGNKGAGRPGAKGVVTMETGKSTSTSASPVTSPGERDDPSRQKSKIPALSRSPTAEASVSNRVEQQLKSPHPKHSPALSPQMHTHSNMATSPKPHRVEQMATASSPRTTERVKTQGPKAESANTSNSKQNKLTGSLKMQTNRNEDGAKETDFGILSPKLLQLPVSHQNQKGDSNIISPKPANQPPAMTAKTQKPEPANMKSNEQTRQGLRTHSSETPPVGPKFHNQRAETTLLSTKPPQPSSLSPKPSTQRKASGTRNSNASGSKENSDSKDSSVGSGSRTSSKLNFNSKAMNAAKDSLDSNTGSDSKTSPKSEIALGSKDSLDSKSTSASKTSCGSKDSLDSHTGSNSKASPNGKSGMGSRDSLDSKTATEIKASKTSPDLKTVVGCKYGMGSEDDLDPKTKSPSDFKASFNLKTSPNLKPGSKLNLCDNSDVLSNSKPGPTHSTSKPSLTGLKIDLAGSVSPLSSRTGLLGSKDNNLKTTSSNAKHKPDPKAGPDLKSGPGLPGSKPAQADLSSSLTLSPRPSSSRSPVSVPGKSSGSVGPNRDVQKSSGSASGSGPLATSSPKTKTTTALTKRGGSTPESVAVGSVAVENITPAISRTSHNTSLSRGLTFDYITKTLTKTGNNEDKHLKPPEVKVTAEEGLMVSQEVLQGFAMTDNAERSLGTPLSKPSHLGDTNAITVGSNIPSSTAVGVEGRKEEMKKPERGKQRDGRGNSSPLSPSPLLHPPPQPSTLPATSKTVRDSATMTDPSEELHLWGGERREVGVQVEMEVAERSASSPHKRAPISSLIGSPSCQSGSWTSQTVPSLCCVPASQPPLQHVCKIDIELRSQSVLPSVVSDKASSLPACLRTYSFQQSPGLTSEPQLGQNQDISAESIWEDKQEEEKGNDKVAREQNQQEEEKEEMGKPQEVAWDKQGMTWEVYGASVDLECLGTAIQSHLESKIREQEKHITTLRKSICSTSSLRGYKIKKRRKRRGGILGCCRKAPAVAD comes from the exons ATGGAAACCTCCACAAATCTGTCAAAGCATGGGAGGGATTTCGCCCAATCAGACTGCCCGAACCCAGAGGAGACGGGGCTTACAGAATCCCTCAGTAACACAGATTCCAATGCCAACTGGGGGCCGGAGCCTAACTTCAACCTCAACCTCAATCTGGCTTCACCGAGGAACCCCCGCCCAACCACAGAGACCTCAAAGCTGCATGGAGGGAACAAAAAGGACAACGGGAATAAGGGAGCTGGGAGACCTGGGGCGAAAGGCGTAGTTACTATGGAAACTGGCAAGTCAACAAGCACTTCGGCATCTCCAGTGACGTCACCAGGGGAGAGGGATGATCCATCAcggcaaaaaagcaaaattccGGCGTTGTCTCGCTCACCAACGGCTGAGGCATCAGTGAGCAACAGAGTCGAGCAACAGTTGAAATCCCCACACCCCAAACACAGTCCAGCACTCAGCCctcagatgcacacacacagcaacatggcAACGAGTCCAAAACCCCACCGGGTGGAACAAATGGCGACCGCTAGCAGCCCCAGAACGactgaaagagtgaaaacacaagGACCGAAAGCAGAATCTGCAAACACCTCAAACTCCAAGCAGAATAAATTAACAGGTAGcctaaaaatgcaaacaaacagaaatgaagatGGAGCAAAAGAAACTGACTTTGGGATACTCTCACCGAAACTGCTTCAGCTTCCTGTAAGCCACCAGAATCAGAAAGGAGATTCAAACATTATCAGCCCAAAACCGGCCAATCAACCCCCAGCAATGACAGCCAAAACCCAAAAACCAGAACCAGCAAACATGAAGTCAAATGAGCAGACCAGACAAGGCTTAAGAACTCACAGTTCTGAGACACCCCCTGTAGGACCAAAATTTCACAATCAGAGGGCTGAAACAACACTGCTCAGTACCAAACCCCCTCAACCCAGTTCTCTTAGTCCCAAGCCATCCACACAGAGGAAAGCTTCTGGGACCAGAAACAGTAATGCCTCTGGGTCCAAGGAGAATTCTGATAGTAAAGATTCAAGTGTTGGTTCTGGGTCTAGAACCAGTTCCAAATTGAATTTCAACTCTAAAGCTATGAATGCGGCCAAGGACAGCCTGGATTCAAACACTGGCTCTGATTCCAAAACCAGTCCTAAATCTGAAATTGCATTGGGGTCCAAAGATAGCCTGGATTCCAAAAGCACTTCTGCTTCCAAAACCAGTTGCGGATCAAAGGACAGTTTAGACTCCCACACTGGCTCCAATTCCAAAGCCAGTCCCAATGGTAAGTCTGGGATGGGTTCCAGAGATAGCCTTGATTCTAAAACTGCAACTGAAATCAAAGCAAGCAAAACCAGTCCAGATCTGAAGACAGTTGTGGGTTGTAAGTATGGGATGGGGTCAGAGGATGACTTGGATCCAAAAACTAAGTCTCCTTCAGACTTTAAGGCTAGTTTCAATCTCAAAACCAGTCCAAATCTTAAACCGGGGTCCAAATTGAATCTCTGTGATAATTCTGATGTCCTTTCCAATTCTAAACCAGGTCCAACCCATTCAACTTCTAAACCATCTCTGACTGGCTTGAAGATAGATCTTGCTGGATCTGTCTCCCCATTGTCCTCAAGAACTGGTCTGTTGGGGTCCAAAGACAACAACCTCAAGACCACAAGCTCAAATGCTAAACATAAACCAGATCCTAAAGCTGGTCCTGATTTGAAGTCTGGACCAGGTCTGCCTGGATCAAAGCCAGCTCAGGCAGATTTGTCTTCCTCCCTGACACTTTCTCCGAGACCAAGTTCAAGTAGGAGTCCTGTGTCTGTTCCTGGTAAAAGCTCTGGTTCTGTTGGACCAAACAGGGATGTCCAAAAGAGTTCTGGTTCTGCTTCAG GTTCTGGTCCTCTGGCTACCTCCAGCCCCAAAACCAAAACTACAACTGCCTTGACAAAGAGGGGAGGCTCCACACCAGAGTCTGTGGCAGTTGgttctgttgctgtggaaaATATCACACCTGCGATAAGCAGGACATCCCATAATACCAGCCTTTCTCGGGGTCTCACCTTTGATTATATCACCAAGACACTGACGAAAACAGGTAATAATGAAGACAAGCATTTGAAACCGCCAGAAGTCAAAGTGACAGCTGAAGAAGGACTGATGGTATCCCAGGAGGTTTTGCAAGGGTTCGCTATGACTGACAATGCAGAGAGGTCTCTCGGAACCCCACTAAGCAAACCAAGTCACCTGGGAGACACAAATGCCATCACCGTTGGTAGCAACATCCCATCATCAACGGCAGTGGGTGTGGAGGGTAGAAAGGAAGAGATGAAGAAGCCGGAGAGGGGTAAACAGAGAGATGGTCGAGGGaattcttctcctctctctccctcacccctcctccatcctcctcctcagccttccACTCTTCCGGCAACCTCCAAGACAGTAAGGGACTCAGCAACTATGACCGACCCCAGTGAGGAGCTCCATCTGTGGGGAGGGGAGCGGAGAGAGGTGGGCGTCCAAGTGGAGATGGAGGTGGCTGAACGCTCGGCTTCCAGCCCACATAAGAGAGCTCCCATCtcctctctgattggctctccCAGCTGTCAGTCAGGCAGTTGGACCTCTCAGACGGTCCCGTCACTGTGCTGCGTCCCTGCCAGCCAGCCGCCATTGCAACATGTCTGCAAGATCGACATCGAGCTGCGCAGCCAGTCGGTGCTTCCCTCTGTGGTGTCTGACAAGGCCAGTTCCCTCCCCGCCTGTCTGCGTACATACAGCTTCCAGCAGAGCCCCGGCCTCACGTCAGAGCCACAACTTGGACAAAACCAAGACATAAGTGCTGAGAGCATCTGGGAggacaagcaggaggaggagaaagggaatGATAAAGTAGCACGGGAGCAAAaccagcaggaagaggaaaaggaagagatgGGGAAGCCACAGGAGGTGGCGTGGGACAAACAGGGGATGACATGGGAGGTGTATGGCGCCTCGGTGGACCTGGAGTGCTTGGGCACGGCAATTCAATCCCACCTGGAGTCGAAGATTCGGGAGCAGGAGAAGCACATCACCACCCTGAGGAAGTCAATCTGCTCCACCAGCAGCCTCAGAGGGTATAAgataaagaagaggaggaagaggagaggagggattCTGGGATGTTGCAGGAAGGCGCCTGCCGTGGCAGACTAG